The following proteins come from a genomic window of Leishmania donovani BPK282A1 complete genome, chromosome 4:
- a CDS encoding tyrosine phosphatase, putative has translation MPTASASREPLVPTINFSMVCPGVYRSGYPTKKNYSFLCALRLRSILYLCPEDYAESNLKFCEEKGIHVLRFPTEGNKEPFCDISEPLMHRILSAICDTRNLPLLIHCNKGKHRTGTVVACLRHLQGWSLVSIFEEYKRFASDKARVGDQQYVELYHPIVKLTPPFVASWVTVTPRVTLVTSDRELMEAEAMQLGYSLLAPDKHLMKKNGSSTSKSTGNTAAAVPGAASVTAAPAGPAAAAAATAGSGPTVTASTSGPSAAVAMQQQQPSQPVTSAAPTIASSSGHSTAPSIMATAATAAVAASLGEAT, from the coding sequence ATgcccaccgcctctgcctcacgAGAGCCCCTCGTGCCAACGATCAACTTCTCTATGGTGTGCCCTGGCGTGTACCGAAGCGGCTACCCAACCAAGAAGAACTACTCCTTTctctgcgcgctgcggctgcgcagcatccTATACCTCTGCCCGGAGGACTACGCCGAGAGCAATCTCAAGTTCTGCGAGGAGAAAGGCATTCATGTCCTGCGCTTCCCGACGGAGGGCAACAAGGAGCCCTTCTGTGACATCTCCGAGCCCCTGATGCACCGCATTCTCAGCGCCATCTGCGACACTCGCAACCTCCCCCTGCTCATCCACTGCAACAAGGGCAAGcaccgcaccggcaccgTCGTGGCCTGCTTGCGTCACCTGCAAGGCTGGTCTTTGGTGTCCATCTTCGAGGAGTACAAGCGTTTTGCCAGCGACAAGGCTCGAGTCGGGGATCAGCAGTACGTCGAGCTCTACCACCCCATTGTGAAGCTGACCCCGCCGTTTGTGGCGTCGTGGGTGACCGTGACGCCGCGCGTGACGCTCGTGACGTCCGACCGCGAACtcatggaggcggaggcgatgcagcTCGGGTACAGCCTCCTCGCACCGGACAAGCACCTCATGAAGAAGaatggcagcagcacgagcaaATCGACGGGAAATacagcggctgctgtgccaggcgccgcctccgtcacggcggcgcccgcgggaccagcggcggcagctgccgctaCCGCGGGTAGCGGTCCAACGGTCACAGCATCCACATCCGGCCCTTCAGCTGCGGTagccatgcagcagcagcagccgtcacAGCCCGTCACGTCTGCGGCCCCGACgatcgccagcagcagcggccactCCACAGCGCCCTCCATTATGGCTaccgcagcaacagcagcggtagcggcTAGCTTGGGAGAAGCAACATGA